A genomic region of Pelodiscus sinensis isolate JC-2024 chromosome 1, ASM4963464v1, whole genome shotgun sequence contains the following coding sequences:
- the LOC102456691 gene encoding olfactory receptor 52E8-like produces the protein MSDFNRTYFNPSSFFLLGIPGLEAAHVWISIPYCTMYIIALLGNVTILLIVKKELSLHEPMYYFLCMLAVADLVLSTAILPKMLSIFWSNSRKINFIACLTQMYFIHCFQSIESGIFVAMALDRYVAICHPLRHSSILTNSMVTRIGLVVVLRSCMLILPYPFLASRWPYCRTDLIPHTYCEHMAVVKLACSNTHISSYYGLFVLFSVLGGDIFFIAMSYIQILRAIFILPTKDARLKTFGTCGSHLCAIMAFYIPMIFSALMHRFGLNIALHFHILMANVHVLVPPVLNPIIYGVRTKQIRGRLLRLFTQTGDHVLPMAVALRWSSRGSG, from the coding sequence ATGTCTGATTTCAACAGAACCTACTTcaacccctcctccttcttcctgctgggcattcctggcctggaggctgcgcatgtctggatctccatcccctacTGCACCATGTACATCATAGCCCTCTTGGGAAACGTCACCATCCTGCTCATTGTGAAGAAGGAGCTGAGCCtgcatgagcccatgtactatttcctctgcatgctggctgttgccGACCTGGTCCTGTCTACAGCCATCCTGCCCAAAATGTTGAGCATCTTCTGGTCCAACTCCAGGAAGAtcaatttcattgcctgcctcacccagatgtacttCATTCACTGCTTCCAATCGATAGAATCTGGGATCTttgtggccatggcgttggatcgctacgtggccatctgccatcccctgagacattcctcCATCCTGACAAACTCCATGGTCACCAGGATTGGCCTGGTTGTGGTGCTGCGCAGCTGCATGCTCATACTACCGTATCCTTTCCTTGCAAGTcggtggccatattgcagaactgACCTCATCCCCCACACTTACTGCGAGCACATGGCTGTAGTGAAGCTGGCCTGTTCTAACACGCACATCAGTAGTTACTATGGCCTCTTCGTGCTCTTCTCAGTGCTTGGTGGGGATATATTTTTCATTGCTATGTCCTAcatccagatcctcagggccatcttcatcctccccacaaaggacgcccggctcaagacttttgggacttgCGGCTCCCACCTTTGCGCCATCATGGCCTTTTACATCCCCATGATTTTCTCTGCCCTCATGCACCGGTTTGGCCTCAATATCGCCCTGCATTTCCACATTCTTATGGCCAATGTGCATGTGTTAGTGCCCCCCgtgctaaaccccatcatctacggggtgaggaccaaacaAATACGGGGCCGGCTGCTCCGGCTCTTTACTCAGACAGGAGACCATGTTCTCCCTATGGCTGTGGCTCTCAGATGGAGCTCACGGGGAAGTGGCTGA